TAGACGCGTTAAAGCATTATAAGACAGTATAGGGGAAAAGGCAATTATGGTTGAATttcaatatacaaaaaaatgctgACCACCAACATTCAAGCCATGAACCCCAATGTCTGCTTTCACCTTTGTTGACAGTAGTGTGTTTTGTAGGGTAAACCGTGTTATCATATGTAATTATTAActtagtatttttttcatgttccaaattgtcttatattttaatgttattgtttactATTGTTTAACTGTTCTTCATACAGGTATAACCTCTCCATCGAGCAGAAGATCCCAAAGAAAATTATCCAGCAATAATGCTTCAGGAATGACCTCTCCAGCTAACAGAAGATCCCAAAATAAGCTATCTAGCAATAATTGTTCAGGGATGACCTTTATGCCAAGCAGAAGATCTCAAAGGAACTTATCCAGCAATGGCTCCTCAGAGACAAGTTCTCCGTCAAGCAAAATATCTGAAAGGGGGTTATCCAGCGACCGTTCTTCAGCAGTAACTTCTCCAAAGAAGATCTTGTTTGTAAACAAAGCTTCTGACAGTCCAGTATGTTTCTAATTTGGTTTCTTCCATTGAATCAGTGTATTTCACAATATGATGGTTCTCCACGCCACTCCTCAGGGGTCCGCTTCtcagtgcaatatatatattatcaggataaatgttaaaaataacttGTGGGTCTATTAGAATGAATTGACTGTGCTGATGTGCTGAGAAAATACTGAAAATCTTATAGGCACAGTCTAATATTCCACACAGCCTCACCAGTAAACAcgaatattaaagtacttttgtaAGCACTTTAAAGGAGAAATTTAATAGGATGCGCTGCAGCACAAAGCTGATTAGCTCCTTAAAGTAGACAatgagtggcaggaaagtgcctCCATTAAAACAgatgggagtgctttctgtgcatgcacacTGCACTGGCACTCCTTCACATAATCCCTCGTGGAACACATCTCTTGCTAACTAAGGAGCTTGGGCATGGAAAAAGAGAGTAATGCATATTGAGGAGTTCTTCAGGTTTTGCCAAATTTCTAATTCTAATTTTCACAATTTAGATGCCGGTTCCAGTCATCAAAAAGCAAATCACTGCCAAGAAAATTATGCCAAGGAAGACGCTGgtaaatatgttttcatatttcagTTTAAAGAAGATTCAGTGCCTTTGTTTCACCAAATTTCTGAGGGTATAGAAAGGAGACACTGATGCAATCCTAATATGAGACCCAGTAAGGCCagcaatttttaatatttgctccATGTACTTAGAATGCTTTTAGAGTCCATTTTGTTAATACAGGAAGGTGTTCTTGATTTGAAGAAAATGATCAGCCAGTATAAGTCAACgtttgtatatttgtgtaaattGGAAACTCTtcaattaaaaaagtaatttgcatGTAAACACACCTGGCCATAGTAAGTggtctagtgtgtgtgtgtgtgtgtgtgtgtgtgtgtgtgtgtgtgtgtatatctctatatctataGAATTCTGCTCACTGTCTATTTTGTTTCCAGCTTACCCATGCATCCCTTGCACCATTACCCACTCCCAAGGTAAGCTATATGAATATTTCTGGCTGGAGCTCCCAAAATTGATAAgacaatatttattgtttaatcagAAATTTCTGATAAAGTATTGTTTATTGTGTATAAATAGATATGAATCAAACTTATGGTTAGGGGTTTGGAGTCAttgtttaaaattgtattttttttttatttgtttgttttttttttttatttttttttttatatgcaacaTTCTAGTTTTTATGTACAGGAATGCCTGAAATAATTCACAATTAGGGtttaaaaacattgtgtttATTGGCAGTCAAATGGAGGAGACAGAAAAATGCTTTATGTATTCTGTTCTTCCTTAGCAAGATCTTAGAAGTATCACAAATTAAAACTTCATTTCAGACATAATATAATGAATATCATACTTTATATTGTAAGTTCATTTGAGCAGGCCCCCCCTTTTTGTGGAAGTCATATGTCCTGATTGTCCCCATAGGACAGTGCtttagaatatgatggcactaaataaaagaattaaataatgcattgttaagACTAGAGTAGAAACACAAATTAGGTATTTGTTGCTGTCTGCAAACGTGTTACCACGTTGAGTTTATTTAAGAACGTGGGAAGAGCGAAAGATGCTCCTTTTTTAacctgtgattttattttttggttttgaaaACAGGATTTAAGCATTACACCAGCACCTAGGAGGAAGAGCTCAAGGGTGAGTAGTACGTAGAGAATACTAGAATTATGTCGGTCCACATTGCTAAAGCTGACAGCTGCAGATTTTAGTCAACCTTTTGTTCCCATGTGTGTCTACTTACTTGTTTGGAAGCTCTCTATTTTACTTCTCTAGTTAACAAACATTCTAAAACTACAAATCAGTttctattaccgtatttccccatgtataaaatGCTCCgatgtagggctgaaacaacttatctgtgcgatgcagacccccaccggctgacagaggatgatcctctgcaggagccaccctcccatacaccactctccccggctccctggtgtcttgtgaacctctgttgctgacaggaggcagagtggagcatgggaggggggaggaggaagagtggagcatgggaggggggaggaggaagagtggagcatgggagggggaggaggcagagtggagcatgggagggggaggaggcagagtggagcatgggagggggaggaggcagagtggagcatgggagggggaggaggcagagtggagcatgggagggggaggaggcagagtggagcatgggagggggaggagccagagtggagtatgggagggggaggagccagagtggtgtatgggtgagttatagtggtgtatggggggttattatgaatttcagggcatatagggggtataagacatatcggggggcataaaacatatctgggggtaaaaggtatatcagggggctcagctGCATATCACTTgaatataaggagtataaggcatatcggcgcacagtggaatctggtaTATAAGAGGtgtaaggcatatatgggggcagagtggcaaactgggggtcagatgtgcataactgggggcagtttggtaaataaaagaaaatataaacaaggcttttctcatagttttttattaaatatgaaaatatgaattaatatttactaataactttgtattaaaacctagtttgagaaacactgtgtttgggttcttgtagcttttattatgtcagtaaaataagaaggtgaatagagagagagaggccattgtgataaagacatgaaagtgtaaattgtacgttttttattacattattttaaattttaaaaaattgcatttttttatccgattaatcgaaaagataatcggccaactaatcgattattaaaataatcgttagttgcagccctactccgatgtataagacacaccttaattttggggcccgacatttgaaaagaaaatgtattacatagtGATTGAACTCATcatttatcataaaattcatacacatcatcctcatcactcccatccataactgcccctaaattaacccccaccagcccaaatataatttttttacttactgttAGAAGAATTGCTGGgccatgtggacgctataaggaaaggggcggggccagttgtcagtgtgactgcagggagggactgggaagtagtaactgcaatctacaaccactgtattataagacgcacctggtttttagaccccaaatggggaaatacggtaattcgTAACATACAAAATATCAACAAATACGTTTCTGGTGCATGTTGTAGTTAAGAGATGTGGATGAGTAATGCATTAGATTGAGTGCATTTATTGATAGTACTAACTAAGCCAAGTTACACAATAAACTCCACACTGGTGACAAGaatgtaattttttaatctGTCATCCTTTCTGAAGGTTtcacaaaaatgtgaaaaagaaaacgcTACTCTTGACAACCCTCAAAGCTTTCCAAAAAGCAAAGCAGAACAGTCCTCCTCGGAAATAGAAATCCTCTCTCCCATCACGTTCAACATCTCGGTGTCTCCTAAATTAGATAGAGAGCATGTGATGTCTCAGAAAGTGCGACGTTCTTACAGCCGCTTGGAAATGTCTTTGAATAGCAGCTCTTTCCTGTATAGTCCAACAAGAAAAAATGACTCCTCGGACACTTCCACCCCAAACCCACTGCCAAAATCAGGGCGCCGCTCTCTCTTTGGGTTTGATAAACTCCTGAGTTCTGAAACACAAGAGGAGGAAATGGGAATAAAGGCAAAAAGAGACTCGGGCGAAAGAGGACACGAAGTCACAAATAAAAGCACAGTACTGACATCATTGGAAGAACCAGACCACAACATTCCTGGAGTGGCTCTGGTGAAGCAAAAAAAGAGGAAGCGTAAAATTCCCCTGATAGAGGTAAGACTTCGTATTATCAAGACTTTTGTTACTATGTGGAGTTAAACTCAAGAATATGTACATCACATTTAGTTTTAACTAGACTATAAAGGACATGATCTATTTTAGAATCTACAAATGGCGTTCAGAGAGGTCAgcatgaaatataataaaacatttggatttcttttcaatattttttttttttgttttttgatccTTCTGTAATATATTAATCTAGTACTTAAGATGTGCATTTATTTGTGAACTTATTTTAAACAGACAGGGTATAAACTCTGAACTATTCTTTCACCAAGTGAAGATGCAATAcaactccttttttttaatatatttgcacTTTTAGAGGTTTCTATCCAAAGTATTGCTttattgggtctattcactgaaGAGGAAGTTTGTACGAGTTCAGTATTAGATCCCCATGCTTTATGAAGGGCAGTCAGTTTCTCCTGTAATAAGGGCTGAATATGCCCTCAATAGCGTTTGCATTATAGATGACCAACTCAGAAGCtcgctctttagtgaataaaccccattgcaTTTTCAATACTTGCTTGTTTAACTTTTATATTGAAATGGGGCATGCTGATTATAGAATAACActtatattttttcccatttagaaATCTgaactggatgaatgggctgCTGTTATGAATGCAGAGTTTGAGGAAGCAGAAAAATTTGACCTCCTTGTGGAATGACtaacattttttggtttataCAGACGTTTTTTGTACGTGGACTGATGACACATGCTTATTACACATCTGATGCAGATGTTTCAtcttttgtatgtgttttaagGATTATAGGACATAAAAGTTGTTTCTGTTGACTTTGAATTTCTTTGTAGAAAATCAAGGCGTGTTGATACCCGTTTTTGTgagttgtgtttttaaaaattgttaagCCTATGCCCAGCATTACTCGCTGGTTTCAGGTAGGTAGATATTTGGTATGCAAACACATACATTTCCACTCTTTAAAATAGTGCTGTGTCTGCACTAGTAAATATCAGTAACCCTACTCTCTATGGCGAACAAGTAGAGACTTAGTAAAATTCTCACAGCAGAATACACTATTAGAGCTATGTTTCATCTGCTTGACATGGGTATTGGGCACAAAGTTTGGACTTCTTTCTGTCAGTTGTTGCTTTATTTATATCCTCAGTAATATATTAAAGCAAACGTGCTGAGACTTTTCATGCATACATTGTGCTAGCTAATGGTGTTTTAAAacgtttttgtttaaaaaaaaaaaaaaaaaagacgaagTCAAGTGATTTCCATTGTTCTGTTTGCCAATAGCATAGCATTTCctttaaaaagcaaataactaggtatgcaaaaaaCACCCTTACAAATGAGGGAAATACTCATGTGCTATATCTACGAAAAATCTTTGTAGTAACTTTACAATTGCCTGTAAACTAAGCACATTACCATATTAAGCATGTCCCCTAACTATAAGGGAAGACCTTATTTCAAGATCCTGGAAGAGATATATAATTGACCATCACTGCTGAATGTATGTTCTTTATCCTCAAAAGAAGTATTAGCCAATACAGTTCTAGGTGACCTAACATATGTTATAGAGTATTAGGATAAATACTTTGCCTCCGGCTATTGTTTTGTTACCTAAATCCTCTTTTCTCGACATTGGTGGTTGTATAATAACGATGTATGAATTTAGTATACTTCTATTGAAAGTTATTCATTTTAGTTCAacttttttataatgaaaaacaaaggcTCAAATTTCCTTTTCTATGGCCGTGTTTCCTAGCAGTGTAAAGGAGACCATGAATCTAAGTCATAAGTGCAAAACAaagtagtaccgtatttgctcgattataagatgagttggttttttttttcttcagaaaaatacccctcatcttataatcggagtcgtcttataatcagacctcaaatagaggtctgactatgagactaaaatccagattttcctcagcgctgcaggggacctggatccttgtgtctggtaacctcagctgctggtgcttctgactcccttgtgtgtagtcggggcagtgGGTAGACACGtacgtgattcgcgtaggcaacttccactgcagccagaaggaggtgctgTAAGCTGTGGGGGttttctgcgtccatcgcgcaaaCCTTCCttgctgtcagtgaggagagttccctgcaccgctGCAACATGGTTGGAAATACTGAAGGTTCACTAAGACAACCTTGCCTGTCCTGGAATAGCCCCATGGATTCCATCTTGGTTCTCGGTTCTATAAGTCCCTGGTACCTTTGTTGCTAGTAGTGTTGTATTGCATAATGAGGattactataaatatttttaatgattatttCCTATGCTGCAATATTGAATAATGTTAAACATATTTGTACTTAGTTGCCAACTGGTTAAGAAATAATTTAGTTGTCAATTTGtcctttataaaaatataaaggtgATCATGGTAATAAGTTTGTTATTggtaataaaaatggttaaagatggatatgGTCAAAGCTCAGATATATGCAGATATGTGGTAAGACATGGAATAAGTGGCAAATAGCCACACAGCACTTATAAAGGAGGTAATACAGTTGCCGCCATTAGACCATCCAACTACACTTCCAATATATAAAGGCATCTGAATTCTAGTGAGCTTTCATGTCCATTTACCACTAGGGGGCACTGGTAAGCTGTCTTTCAGTTGTGCCAAGTGTCCCAGGTTTtgcttaaataaatgtaaacaattGTTTCACAAACAAGTTACATATCAAATTTCTCCAGTGATAGGTTTGTTGTACTCCCTTAATGTTTTGTAATTAACTTAAAGttgtaataatacaaaaaccGAACAATGCATTTGCTCAGCCCTGTAAAGTGCTGATAACGTAATGTGTGATTGAGTGTCTCATTTAATGGTTCAGGGTGATTTTGCAAGAGTTgttcttttgggtttttttcttcaataaaattattttaaggcCGTCTACCCTGTGTTGTGTATCCTATGTAGAAGTATTCTGATGAAACGGATCTACGGTTTTATACCACTTACAGGCACTACTCGAATTTTTGCACGTTATTTCATTCCTTCGCTTTTGGGCCTCAGTATTTTAGGTTTACTTGCTGTATACGCTTGCGGATAAACCGAGACTTTTGAGTTAAATATACCCAAAAAATTAGATTTAGCTTCAAGGCTGGATTATCGTAGGGCTGATGGTGCTGCAGCTCCAGGTCACTATCTAAAAAAACAGGCCCAGTCAGGACTAGACTGGGAGACTTCCCAGTGAGCCTGCAAGTCCGGGGGCCGGTGGCGCACTGAAGTGGCAGATGCAGCCCCACTACtgccagggctgtctttaacgTGTGTCAAAAGCCTGCAgcgacaattaaccccttcagagcCAGACAGAATCAGCATTGTAGAtagaaagggggggggcatcGCTGCACCATAGCCGCGTTGGccctgtggctatccgaagcttagctacacagcgtggctattgtcctgaaaaggacaataaaggatcataacagcccaccccaagcatcaggcaacactcatgttgaggtgaaaacaggactcctttatttaaaccaaatagagagctatatatatatatatatatatatatatatatatatatatatatatatatatatatatatatatatatatatatatatatatacacaagaaaaggggcaagacaaatatcacatgatctaattaccatgtcaacaacgcactatccgggGGAATGACaatgacatgagacataaataattacattagttGGGGATGTAGACATGGAATgatgatagacatataattggcttgagactGACAATGGCCAGGACATAGAGCTAACAGGCTTAACAGCTACTGGCTGTGTATTTAGTTATTATATACACAGCAGTAGGGGGTACACAAAAGATAGTGAATGGCAGTGCTAGCACCtaacacattaatacatttcttCACAACCAAGATAATCAGCCTTCTTCTTACACCACATTCTCCAGCTGGCATTTAAAGTTCTGAGTCTGAGTGGAAAAGgtgtaaaaacatacaatagGGGAAATCAGCAGAAACAGAGCATTTCTGGGGACTACAGGTGGcgaccagtgttccctctaagctgtgcgcttgtgcgcgcgcacagctcttttagagagcgcacacgtccaaaaattgtgcacAAGAgacattttctgcgcacgccaactaagaaaaattagatggaacattggtggcgaccacagtctcatccaccAGTGTGGGATACATGTCCCGCAGTGCAGGTAGAGAGGGGCTGTCCTGCCTCTCTCCAGTTGCCAATACTCCCGACAGGACAGAAGTCCTTCCCCCTGGAGTCCACTCAGCaactggggagtgatgccgcctgcatcccctccctggtgctcgggctgccgctggggagatgggccggctgcgatGTCTCCCTGGTGCACACTcggccgctggggagtgatgccacctgcatcccctccctggtactcctgctgccgctggggagatgggccagctgctgcatctccctggatccctgtgGCCGTTGCAGGTGcggggcagaggccagcggtaCTCTgtcctgttgccagcgcttcagctgggaCTATGGAATCTGCCGACTCCAGTGTCATGGAGAGGCCGCCTTCCAGCAGACACAAGTAGTCCATCTCCAGGTACCATTCCCTGTAGACTAGCCCTTCTAAGTCAGCTGCCGGGGTCAGATCCTGGGAAAGCGCCAGCATTCAATGGGCCCTGACATTAGAAGCAACCCCTTCTAATGTCAGGGCCCATTGTCAGCAGGCAGGAGGCTAGCCATCAGTTCCCTCCAAAAGCCCCAGTGACAGAAGGTTCCGTCACAGGCTTAACACACCCAACAAACGTAGCCTTCTCCTGTCGGAAGCCAAAAAAGCTAAGGCACAAATTCTATGCATTCAGGAGAACCACTGTAAGCAAACCAAAATGTCAAACTTTTATGTCAAAGATTTCCCTTGGCAGTTTCATTCCACGGCTAAGACGTGTAGCTGGAATTTCCCTAATTCCTTTAAAGCAATTAACATTCTCCCTGAACAAAAACTTCTGACTAACCCCCtgatatagggggttaaaaggcatatcatgggacagagtggcatataggggggtataaggcatttctggaggcagagtggcatataggggtttgaaaggcatatcatggggcactctgcctccagaaaagccttatgccccccatataacactcccccgacttaccactgcttcctGATGTCTAGTgtgggcagcgggtggaggccattcatgaaattaaaggggccggcgtgcacacaccgtgCCGCTAAATGgcctgcctcagcacttcgtcccacgtcttaaaaggagtgggatgaagagctgaggcacggccattgggagacgcggtgcgtgcacgccagccccaTTAATTTCATGAGACGCCGGCGCCCAGAAGAGACTTTGAATCATGttcgcagccgctcagcgggTCTGccgaccaacattcaaaacagccgctgagtgGCTGCGAACGGGATTGAAAGCgtggtatcccggtgggccggccCAGCCCTGACCTCACCCTTCCTTCGCCTCTGCAAAGTGAGACAGAGGAAGGGATTGGCGGGACGgagggacagagacccaaaatcgggactgtcccgcctaaatcgggactgtcccgcctaaatggggacagttggggggcatgcagGTTTTATGTCTCAATCAAAACCATACTTTAAAAACtgaattaattttctttttattccaaTAATATCCATATTATTGGCGAACTTTGGATGATGTGCCGGCTTGGCACTGACCTCGGTAGTGTAAATAGACCAGTGATAAGGGAGACATACGCCTAGTCtgctaggccagaatatgtcacAGTATTTGCATTATAATTCCATCTCCCTACAATGAATACATTCCTACCTACTGGGTAAGAAGCCTTTGTA
The nucleotide sequence above comes from Spea bombifrons isolate aSpeBom1 chromosome 10, aSpeBom1.2.pri, whole genome shotgun sequence. Encoded proteins:
- the CDCA5 gene encoding sororin, with the translated sequence MSALKKRGSSAGPGRNECITSPSSRRSQRKLSSNNASGMTSPANRRSQNKLSSNNCSGMTFMPSRRSQRNLSSNGSSETSSPSSKISERGLSSDRSSAVTSPKKILFVNKASDSPMPVPVIKKQITAKKIMPRKTLLTHASLAPLPTPKDLSITPAPRRKSSRVSQKCEKENATLDNPQSFPKSKAEQSSSEIEILSPITFNISVSPKLDREHVMSQKVRRSYSRLEMSLNSSSFLYSPTRKNDSSDTSTPNPLPKSGRRSLFGFDKLLSSETQEEEMGIKAKRDSGERGHEVTNKSTVLTSLEEPDHNIPGVALVKQKKRKRKIPLIEKSELDEWAAVMNAEFEEAEKFDLLVE